In Candidatus Binatia bacterium, the genomic window CTATGACAAAAACTGCGCCTCGTGCCACGGCCCGGACGGCAAAGGGAATCCGGCGATGACGAAAGTTTTCGGGGAGAAGGAATTGAACATAGCCGCTACCGTCGGAAGTAAAAAAGACGATGAGCTGATCAAGGTGATCACGGAGGGCAAAGGAAAGATGCCCGCCTTAGGCAAATCGCTCAGCAAATCGGATCAAAAGGCCGTGATCGGTCACGTAAGATCACTGGCAAAGTAAAAAAGACGGACAACTCGCCGCCGGCTCTTTTTTTTGCATCTTTGCAAGGGAAAGAGCCTTTTTTCCCATCCTCAGGAAAGCCTTAGCTCGTGTCCTTAAAAAATCAGACAATTTGATGGCATAGGGCTTGCTCACCATTATTCCAGACGCAAAAATCGGAATCTTTACCTCTGCGGCTGGTGACGGTGACATCGAACACAACGCCACGCCTCCTTCTGCTTCTCGTCATTCTCGGAGCATTCCTGACTTTGGGGTACTGGGTGAACTGCTCCGGCGTGGAGCAGCCGATCCGATTTCCTCATAAGACTCACCTCGATCTGAATCTCGCCTGCACGACGTGTCACTACAGAGCGGAGAAAGACGCGGTGGCGGGCCGTCCGCCCACGGCGCTGTGTTTGGGCTGCCACATGGGCGGAGACACCCAAAGCGAGGAGATAAAAAAAATCCGCGCCTACGGCGAAAAGGGGCAAGAGATTCCATGGCGAAGAGTCTGGCGTCTCCCCGAACACGTTTTTTTTCCACACCAAGCCCATGTGACGGCGGCGGGGCTCAAGTGTCAAACCTGCCATGGTCCGATGGAGACTCTTACACGGCCGCCTGCAAGGCCGCTCAAAACACTCGCGATGGACGATTGCGTCGGTTGTCACAAGGCGCGGAGCGCCGCGCAAAAAAATAAAGCGAACGAAGCGCGATTGGCGACAGTGACAGCACAGCGGCTCCCAACGGACTGCATCGCCTGTCATCGGTGAGGAATGGGATGCAATTCACGCGTAGACGATTTCTTCAATTAGCGAGCGGGACCGCCGCGGCGACGGCGCTGACGCGAGACCGGCTCTCGGGAGTCGGCCGGGCGGCGGAGGATATCGAGCGCTGGGCCACGCCGGAAGAAATTTTGCTT contains:
- a CDS encoding cytochrome c, with amino-acid sequence YDKNCASCHGPDGKGNPAMTKVFGEKELNIAATVGSKKDDELIKVITEGKGKMPALGKSLSKSDQKAVIGHVRSLAK
- a CDS encoding cytochrome c3 family protein, with product MTSNTTPRLLLLLVILGAFLTLGYWVNCSGVEQPIRFPHKTHLDLNLACTTCHYRAEKDAVAGRPPTALCLGCHMGGDTQSEEIKKIRAYGEKGQEIPWRRVWRLPEHVFFPHQAHVTAAGLKCQTCHGPMETLTRPPARPLKTLAMDDCVGCHKARSAAQKNKANEARLATVTAQRLPTDCIACHR